The proteins below come from a single Alnus glutinosa chromosome 9, dhAlnGlut1.1, whole genome shotgun sequence genomic window:
- the LOC133878437 gene encoding osmotin-like protein: MASALFFTVTLLVLCTLSTATYPGFILTLVNNCPFTVWPAIQPNSGHPVLERGGFALNTLTHRSFPAPTQHWSGRVWARTGCTYAQNRFSCATGDCGGRLECGGLGGSTPATLAQFSLHHGQNDLSSYGVSLVDGFNVPMTVTPHEGKGHCPVVGCRANLLATCPDRLQVRSPPGHGPVVACKSGCEAFGTDELCCRNHYNSPQTCRASSFSEFFKHACPATFTYAHDSPTLMHECSSPRELKIIFCH, translated from the coding sequence ATGGCTTCCGCTCTCTTTTTCACCGTCACACTTCTTGTCCTGTGCACCCTCTCCACGGCTACGTATCCAGGGTTTATCTTGACCCTGGTCAACAACTGCCCCTTCACGGTCTGGCCAGCCATCCAGCCGAACTCGGGCCACCCCGTCCTCGAGCGCGGCGGCTTCGCGCTCAACACCCTGACCCACCGCTCCTTCCCCGCTCCGACCCAACACTGGTCTGGCAGGGTCTGGGCACGCACCGGGTGTACCTACGCCCAGAACCGGTTCTCCTGCGCCACCGGCGACTGCGGCGGCCGGCTCGAGTGCGGCGGCCTAGGCGGCTCCACCCCCGCCACGCTGGCTCAGTTCAGCCTACACCACGGCCAGAACGACCTTTCCTCCTACGGTGTCAGCCTAGTCGATGGCTTTAACGTGCCCATGACTGTGACCCCTCACGAGGGCAAGGGCCACTGCCCCGTTGTTGGCTGTCGCGCCAACCTGCTCGCCACGTGCCCCGACAGGTTGCAGGTCCGGTCTCCGCCCGGTCACGGGCCGGTCGTGGCGTGCAAGAGTGGGTGCGAGGCGTTCGGTACGGACGAGCTGTGCTGTAGGAACCACTACAACAGTCCTCAGACGTGTAGGGCTTCGAGCTTCTCTGAGTTCTTCAAGCACGCGTGCCCTGCCACGTTTACGTATGCCCATGATAGCCCAACTCTTATGCACGAATGCTCGTCGCCACGTGAGCTGAAGATCATCTTCTGCCACTAG